One window from the genome of Bacillus sp. SM2101 encodes:
- a CDS encoding methyl-accepting chemotaxis protein has product MDSLHNFYQKDLKQKNKLMLIVVIISIIIGTVSNISMEQPLYITVTMLVGGILLISYGIVTQLNRMNGAHFYIPVVTIVIAAMFYFIITQKVFFVSLAYPFYVLMISMIHGRRGTLFLGFVLSLGMMPTMFILDDYLNINIYEIINISILLILITCIIFTVQKINRNHISQVKDSLQQIQQAAQKEMTQKLEIEKEAEKINKKMVNQYNHASSTMTNNMEVAAAIQQLSSSSFTQSEAITTIAEQIEQTTTNIEQISTNAAKLKEKSSASSDLAVNGERKMGNLLENTVELDVVMKDLAVTFRELNEKINETNILTEGIKEITTKTNLLALNASIEAARAGDYGKGFAIVADEIRQLAHLTEQSTEEITNNLQEVNGKTSEANLRLNESSEQLSKNVDITKETENSFRSLNKVVNELNNQMIQFEKLADNVNDTSIIIKSSTADFASTFEQTSATFQQIASSVDIQKKSSKELVTYLDDTKESLEMMRNMFNDEKVD; this is encoded by the coding sequence ATGGATTCTCTTCATAATTTTTATCAAAAGGATTTAAAACAAAAAAACAAATTAATGTTAATAGTTGTCATCATTTCAATTATCATAGGTACAGTCTCAAATATTTCAATGGAACAGCCCTTGTACATAACGGTAACGATGTTAGTTGGAGGTATTCTATTGATTAGTTATGGCATTGTGACACAACTTAATAGAATGAATGGAGCACACTTTTATATACCTGTTGTCACAATCGTTATAGCTGCTATGTTCTATTTTATTATTACGCAAAAAGTTTTTTTTGTATCTTTAGCATATCCGTTTTATGTGTTAATGATATCTATGATACATGGGCGGAGAGGAACCCTTTTCCTTGGTTTTGTATTATCGTTAGGTATGATGCCAACGATGTTTATTCTTGATGACTACTTAAATATTAATATTTATGAAATTATAAATATCTCCATTTTACTCATATTAATAACTTGTATTATATTTACAGTTCAAAAAATAAATCGTAACCATATCTCCCAAGTAAAAGATAGTTTACAACAAATACAGCAAGCAGCACAAAAAGAAATGACTCAAAAACTCGAGATTGAAAAAGAGGCTGAAAAAATAAACAAAAAAATGGTTAATCAATATAATCATGCCTCCTCAACAATGACAAATAATATGGAAGTAGCTGCAGCTATACAACAACTATCATCAAGTAGTTTTACACAATCTGAAGCAATTACAACAATTGCTGAACAAATTGAACAAACGACAACTAATATTGAACAGATCTCTACAAATGCAGCTAAATTAAAAGAAAAATCAAGTGCTTCATCAGATCTTGCAGTTAATGGTGAACGAAAAATGGGCAATTTATTAGAAAACACGGTAGAATTAGACGTAGTCATGAAGGATTTAGCTGTTACATTTCGTGAATTGAACGAAAAGATTAACGAAACAAATATTTTGACTGAAGGAATTAAAGAAATAACAACAAAGACAAACCTACTAGCGTTAAATGCATCCATTGAAGCTGCAAGAGCAGGAGATTATGGCAAAGGGTTTGCAATCGTCGCCGATGAAATCCGACAATTAGCACATTTAACTGAACAGTCAACGGAGGAGATTACAAATAATTTACAAGAAGTAAATGGAAAGACAAGTGAAGCTAACCTAAGACTAAATGAGAGCTCAGAACAGCTTAGTAAAAATGTTGACATAACGAAGGAGACAGAAAATAGCTTTCGATCCTTAAACAAAGTAGTAAATGAATTAAACAACCAAATGATTCAATTTGAAAAACTTGCGGATAATGTAAACGATACATCAATTATCATCAAATCATCTACGGCTGATTTTGCTTCAACATTTGAACAAACGTCAGCAACCTTCCAGCAAATAGCATCATCCGTCGACATTCAAAAAAAGAGTAGTAAAGAGCTTGTTACATATTTAGATGACACGAAGGAAAGTTTAGAAATGATGAGAAATATGTTTAATGATGAGAAGGTTGATTAA
- a CDS encoding RAxF-45 family protein, producing the protein MLHSVINRNGFLAYIYICRAIFHGVVFNGIRMPIFRKHIILNRM; encoded by the coding sequence ATGTTACATTCTGTTATTAATCGCAATGGTTTTTTAGCATATATTTATATTTGCCGTGCGATTTTTCATGGTGTTGTTTTCAACGGGATACGTATGCCCATTTTTAGAAAACATATCATATTGAACAGAATGTAA
- the abc-f gene encoding ribosomal protection-like ABC-F family protein: MIVCAANEISKMYGGNQIFENISFEIKTGERIGIVGQNGSGKTTIFKLLSGIEQPDSGEIHLQKGCKVGYLAQIPSFEASTTVLDVLQHAFSHVKKLEQKMKKLERAMANEQNQQSLELLLEEYGTVQQQFTNLGGYEIEAEIMKVANGLGIEAMLEQRFNELSGGEKTKVGLGLVILQQPSLLLLDEPTNHLDIDAVEWLEQYLTQYEGTVFVISHDRYFLDQIVTKIYDLEAGELSTYHCNYSAFVKEKEERLLAEFAAYEEQQKKIKKMRETIKRLKEWANRANPPNEGLHKRAKNMERAIERMEKLKRPILERKKMALSFNMEDRSGKDVIVIDQICKKFEGKKLFNDASMYVRFRDRVAIVGHNGSGKTTLLKMILGNEQVDEGAVKVGNQVKIGYLSQQLKYDNKEESILQHFCNEVPISQADARHILARFMFYGQDVFKKVSSLSGGERMRLRLAQLMQQQLNVLILDEPTNHLDIDSREVLEDAIEDFDGTLICVSHDRYLLNKCFKVTYWIEDYGLTRYEGSYDEAKGKRKELSLTPAKAKSENHYVKKTMISVNKQETVTVQYIEIKVEALEDEINKIEQLMEQEFELTNLLELQQKRELLSTERDDLYETLDEML, translated from the coding sequence ATGATCGTATGTGCAGCAAATGAAATTAGTAAAATGTATGGAGGAAATCAGATATTCGAAAATATTTCCTTTGAAATAAAAACTGGAGAGCGAATTGGAATTGTAGGGCAAAATGGAAGTGGAAAAACAACTATTTTTAAATTGTTGTCAGGTATAGAACAGCCTGATAGTGGAGAAATTCATTTGCAGAAAGGTTGTAAAGTTGGGTACCTTGCACAAATTCCAAGTTTTGAAGCTAGTACAACCGTATTAGATGTTCTCCAACATGCTTTTTCACATGTGAAAAAGCTGGAACAAAAAATGAAAAAATTAGAAAGAGCTATGGCAAATGAGCAAAACCAACAGTCACTTGAGTTGTTATTAGAAGAGTATGGGACAGTCCAACAACAATTTACTAACTTGGGTGGCTATGAAATTGAAGCTGAGATCATGAAGGTAGCTAATGGTTTAGGAATTGAAGCAATGCTTGAACAAAGGTTTAATGAACTTAGTGGTGGTGAAAAGACAAAAGTTGGACTTGGGTTAGTTATTCTACAACAGCCAAGTCTGTTATTACTTGATGAACCGACCAATCATTTAGACATAGACGCTGTGGAATGGCTTGAACAGTATTTAACTCAATATGAAGGCACAGTTTTCGTGATATCTCATGATCGATACTTTTTAGATCAAATTGTTACAAAGATTTATGATTTGGAAGCTGGCGAACTGTCCACGTACCACTGTAATTACTCTGCATTTGTTAAAGAAAAGGAAGAAAGATTACTTGCTGAATTTGCAGCGTATGAGGAGCAACAGAAGAAAATTAAAAAGATGAGAGAAACGATTAAACGGTTGAAAGAATGGGCAAACCGTGCGAATCCACCAAATGAAGGATTGCATAAAAGAGCAAAAAATATGGAGCGTGCAATTGAGAGGATGGAAAAACTAAAACGTCCGATTCTTGAAAGAAAGAAAATGGCACTTTCTTTTAATATGGAGGATAGAAGTGGAAAGGACGTTATCGTCATTGATCAAATATGTAAAAAGTTTGAAGGGAAAAAACTTTTTAACGATGCCTCAATGTATGTTAGATTTCGAGATAGGGTGGCAATTGTAGGACATAATGGAAGCGGTAAAACAACATTATTAAAAATGATATTAGGTAATGAACAAGTAGACGAAGGGGCTGTTAAAGTAGGAAATCAAGTTAAAATAGGTTATCTATCCCAGCAGCTTAAGTATGACAACAAAGAAGAATCGATCCTTCAGCACTTTTGTAATGAAGTACCGATATCACAAGCTGATGCTCGGCACATTCTAGCTAGATTTATGTTTTATGGCCAGGATGTTTTTAAAAAAGTCTCAAGCCTTAGTGGTGGTGAACGAATGCGATTGCGCTTAGCACAACTTATGCAGCAACAACTTAATGTACTCATTTTAGATGAACCAACAAACCACCTTGATATTGACTCTCGTGAGGTACTTGAAGATGCCATTGAAGATTTTGATGGGACGCTGATTTGTGTATCACACGACCGTTATTTGTTAAATAAATGCTTTAAGGTCACTTATTGGATTGAAGACTATGGACTAACAAGATATGAAGGAAGTTACGATGAAGCAAAAGGAAAAAGAAAAGAACTTAGTCTAACTCCAGCTAAAGCCAAAAGTGAGAATCATTATGTCAAAAAAACAATGATATCCGTTAATAAACAAGAAACTGTAACAGTACAGTATATAGAAATAAAAGTTGAAGCATTAGAAGATGAAATTAATAAGATTGAGCAACTAATGGAACAAGAATTTGAACTAACTAATTTATTAGAATTGCAGCAGAAGAGAGAATTATTAAGTACTGAAAGAGACGACCTGTATGAAACTTTAGATGAGATGCTATAA
- a CDS encoding IDEAL domain-containing protein has product MREKKSYTEIMKSHGKDQKLLHDATMIDVYIQMVIDSAIYDRKKELLLQKIDAALDCRNNELFMNLSQEYNNLLKLSS; this is encoded by the coding sequence ATGAGAGAAAAAAAGTCGTATACTGAAATCATGAAATCCCACGGCAAAGATCAAAAATTGCTACACGATGCTACTATGATTGATGTATACATTCAAATGGTAATAGACTCTGCTATTTATGATAGAAAAAAAGAATTACTTTTACAAAAAATTGATGCTGCTTTAGATTGCAGGAACAATGAGTTATTTATGAATCTTTCACAGGAATATAACAACTTACTAAAGCTTTCCTCATAA
- a CDS encoding competence protein ComK yields the protein MNDGSHGVLQGYEVNRHTMSILPHIYEGRPVSKVIEETEEFIVLMKPLQIVERSCFYYGTSFRGRREGTYKIIGISYKAPIAIEPSNMIYLFPTLSPKKSLCAWISHPHVQDHKPVAGNKTDVIFVNKTNIELPISHRSFKNQLHRTAQLQTKLTDRIDNNNRKMAFLLTPEKKNGQKSSHSYIMEDKSKHD from the coding sequence ATGAATGATGGATCACATGGTGTCTTGCAAGGTTATGAGGTAAACAGGCACACAATGTCTATCTTGCCACATATTTATGAAGGAAGGCCAGTTTCAAAAGTTATAGAAGAAACTGAGGAGTTTATTGTATTAATGAAGCCGCTTCAAATTGTTGAAAGAAGTTGTTTTTATTACGGTACAAGCTTCAGAGGAAGGCGTGAGGGTACCTATAAGATTATTGGAATATCTTATAAAGCTCCCATCGCTATTGAGCCATCTAACATGATTTACCTCTTCCCTACACTCTCACCAAAAAAATCGTTGTGTGCTTGGATTTCACACCCTCACGTTCAGGATCATAAGCCAGTCGCTGGAAATAAAACTGATGTAATCTTTGTAAATAAAACAAACATTGAATTGCCTATTTCTCATAGATCATTTAAAAATCAATTACATCGTACTGCCCAGTTGCAAACAAAATTAACAGACCGCATTGATAACAATAATCGGAAAATGGCATTTTTGTTAACTCCAGAGAAAAAGAATGGGCAAAAATCTAGTCATAGTTACATAATGGAAGATAAAAGTAAGCATGACTAA
- a CDS encoding TVP38/TMEM64 family protein yields the protein MDLDTLRELITLENILSVLEEYRSLGPLPGIFLPLIEAFLPFFPLFVFVMANAAAFGLWLGFIFSWIGACAGSIAVFFLVRKFGQQRFFSFVSRHPKVKSLMNWVDRHGFGPLFLLLCFPFTPSAAVNIVAGLSNVRVPQFILAVLCGKMVMIFTMSWVGYDIAALVHQPVRSIIVIIIIFILWVVGKRLEARFNIKQTAN from the coding sequence ATGGACCTAGACACGTTAAGAGAACTTATAACGTTAGAAAATATATTATCTGTATTAGAAGAATATCGCTCATTAGGACCACTACCTGGAATTTTTCTGCCCTTAATTGAAGCATTTTTACCGTTTTTTCCTTTATTTGTTTTTGTGATGGCAAATGCGGCTGCGTTTGGACTTTGGCTCGGTTTTATCTTTTCTTGGATTGGTGCATGTGCGGGTTCAATAGCGGTATTTTTTCTAGTCCGAAAATTTGGTCAACAGCGCTTCTTTTCTTTTGTTAGCCGTCATCCTAAAGTGAAAAGCTTAATGAATTGGGTTGATAGACATGGGTTCGGTCCATTGTTTTTACTCCTATGCTTTCCATTTACCCCATCGGCAGCTGTTAACATTGTTGCTGGCTTGTCAAACGTACGTGTACCTCAATTTATTCTTGCCGTATTGTGTGGGAAAATGGTGATGATCTTTACAATGAGTTGGGTTGGGTATGATATTGCGGCCTTAGTTCATCAGCCTGTACGATCAATTATCGTTATAATTATTATTTTCATATTATGGGTCGTAGGGAAAAGGCTAGAAGCAAGGTTTAATATTAAACAAACAGCAAATTGA
- the lepB gene encoding signal peptidase I: MPQQENNIKKEGIEWLKSIGIGIIIFAFFRTFFFTNYVVEGESMMPTLQDGNMLMVNKIGYRLGDLDHFDVVVFHSDGEDDYVKRVIGLPGDKIEYKQDVLYINDKPVQEPYLLPFKERLVEGKLTGDFTLKEITGEASVPEDSVFVIGDNRRKSWDGRHFGFIKRDQIVGKVNLRYWPMDEFDITF, from the coding sequence ATGCCTCAACAAGAAAACAATATTAAAAAAGAAGGAATTGAATGGCTTAAGTCTATAGGTATTGGAATTATTATTTTTGCATTTTTTAGAACATTCTTCTTTACGAATTATGTAGTAGAAGGTGAATCGATGATGCCTACCCTTCAGGATGGTAATATGTTAATGGTAAATAAAATAGGCTATCGTTTAGGAGATCTAGACCATTTTGATGTCGTTGTCTTTCATTCAGATGGTGAAGATGATTATGTGAAACGAGTGATCGGTTTACCAGGTGATAAAATTGAATACAAGCAAGACGTTTTATATATTAATGATAAACCTGTTCAAGAGCCATACCTCCTTCCATTTAAAGAAAGACTCGTTGAAGGTAAACTGACAGGAGATTTTACACTAAAAGAAATTACCGGTGAAGCTAGTGTTCCAGAAGATTCAGTATTTGTTATAGGGGATAACCGTCGCAAAAGTTGGGATGGAAGGCATTTTGGGTTTATTAAACGAGATCAAATTGTTGGAAAGGTCAATTTACGTTATTGGCCAATGGATGAATTTGATATAACATTTTAG